The following nucleotide sequence is from Ferruginibacter lapsinanis.
TGCTGATATGATCGGTAGAAATAACCCCGACAGCGCTGCATTATTGGGATCAACAATTCCTCATCTTAATTCAAAAGATCTGGTGAATATGGCTTTATCTGCTAACAAAGAAGGGCCGAATTTTAAACTGGATAAAGAATGGGATAAGCCAGACCACCCTGAAGGATTCTATTTCAGAAGCGATCATTATCCTTATTCAATGGAGAATATGCCGGCAATATTTTATACTACTTTATTACATAACGAATACCATACACCATTGGATGAAGCATCACATATCGATTATAAAAAATTAACAAAGATGACAGAATGGATGTATAGAACAGGATGGAAAGTAGCTAACGCTAATACACGACCGAAATTAGATTAAATTACTACTACAGTTTTACTATAATGAATTATTAATATTTAATTGCGAAGTATACATGAGTTTATCTATCAATAGAATTAAGTACGCCAATATGTACGGCCCAACTACAGGAGATAAAGTACGTCTGGGAGATACAGAGTTATTTATAGAGATTGAAAAAGATCACACCGTTTATGGAGACGAAGCAAAATTCGGTGGCGGTAAAACTATACGTGATGGTATGGCACAATCGGCAACGGCTACACGAAAAGAAGGTGTGCTTGATCTGGTCATTACAAGTGTTATGATCATTGATCACTGGGGAATTGTGAAAGCTGATATTGGTATTAAAGATGGGAAGATCGTTGGCATCGGCAAAGCCGGCAACCCCGATACCATGGATGGTATTACTCCTAATATGGTTATTGGTGCAAGCACGGAAGTACACGGTGGAGCTGGTTTAATAGCAACAGCCGGGGGTATCGATACACATATACATTTTATTTGTCCGCAGCAGATAGACCATGCTTTATTCAGTGGTATCACTACTATGATCGGTGGTGGTACAGGTCCGGCAGATGGAACAAACGCAACCACTGTTACACCGGGTGCCTGGAATATTCAAAAAATGCTGGAGGCCGCTGAAGCTTACCCAATGAATCTTGGGTTTTTTGGAAAAGGAAACTGTGCCGCATTGGAACCTCTGGAAGAACAAATTGAAGCCGGCGCATTAGGTTTAAAAATTCATGAAGACTGGGGAAGCACCGCTGCGGTAATTGACGCTTCATTAAAGATTGCCGATAAACACGATATACAAATTGCTATCCATACCGACACGTTAAACGAAGGTGGATTTTTAGAGGATACCATCAATGCCATCAATGGAAGAGTGATACACACCTTCCATACTGAAGGTGCCGGTGGTGGGCATGCACCGGACATCATCAAAGCTGCGATGTACCCTAATGTATTACCATCCTCCACCAACCCTACCAGACCATATACTGTTAATACAATAGATGAACATCTGGATATGTTGATGGTATGCCACCATTTAGATAAAAATGTTCCGGAAGATATATCTTTTGCAGATAGTCGCATACGTCCTGAAACAATTGCGGCAGAAGATATACTGCATGATCTGGGTGTATTCAGCATGATGAGTAGTGATAGTCAGGCAATGGGGCGTGTAAGTGAAGTGATTACCCGTACCTGGCAGACAGCACACAAAATGAAAGTGCAACGAGGAAGCCTACCCGAAGATGAAGGAAAAAATAATGACAATTTCAGAGTAAAAAGATTCATTTCAAAATATACGATCAATCCGGCTATATCACATGGCATCAGTGAATATGTAGGTTCAATAGAGCCGGGCAAACTGGCAGACATCGTTTTGTGGAAACCATCGATGTTTGGTGTGAAACCTGAAATGATGATAAAAGGAGGAATGATCATCGCTGCAAGAATGGGAGACCCTAATGCTTCTATCCCAACACCACAACCTGTTATCTATCGCCATATGTTTGGCGCAGCGGGCAAAGCTCTATTTAAAACCTGTGCCACATTTGTTTCAAAGTTGTCAATAGAAAAAAATGTTATTCAAAGCTATGGCTTACAAAAAATGTTATTGCCTGTAAAGAATTGCAGAAATATTTCTAAAAAAGATCTCATCCATAATGATGCTACACCACAGATAGATGTGAATCCGGAAAACTATGAAGTAAAAGTTGATGGTGAAGTAATTACATGTGAACCAATGGCAGTGTTGCCATTGACACAACGGTATTTTTTATTTTAGGAATAGAATAGGGATGACACTGATTAAATGGATTTACACTGATTTTATTTAAATGCTAGTACAAAAAAAGATAGGAAATATTACTGATCACACCAATACAAGTAAAACTATTGATTGGTTAATGCTTGAATGGTTCGAGACAAACAAGCGAATCCTACGCAAACGAACACAATCCGGTGTAGAGGTATCATTAAAATTTTTACAGGATAACCCTTTATTGACTCAAGGAGATATTTTATTTGAAGACGAAAAAACGATCATCGTTATCGAAGTATTAGCTTGTGATTGCATGGTAGTAGCTCCTAAGAATATGTTTGAAATGGCTTCTGTTTGTTATGAGATCGGCAATAAACATCTTCCATTATTTTTTGAAAATGATGAAGTGTTGGTTCCTTTTGAAATGCCTTTATACAAATTACTTACTGCCCAAGGCTATCTGGTAAAACAAGAAAAAAGAAAATTATTACAACCATTAAAAACAACGGTTGCTCCGCATGGTGCAGACAGAGAAACACTATTTTCTAAAATAATGAAACTCACTACTACCAATGAATAATGCTTTGCTGAGTTTATTACATTTAACTGACCCTACTTTGCCGATTGGTGGCTATTCTCATTCGGCCGGATTGGAGACGTATGTACAACAGGGCATTGTAAAAGATACAGCAACTGCAAAAACATTTACTTCCCAGATGTTATCGCAAAATCTGCAGTATACTGATGCGGCTTTTCTTTCATTGGCATTTGATGCCGCGGAAAATAATGATATCAAAAAAATAATTGAGCTGGATGAATTATGCACTGCTGTGAAATTGCCGCAGGAAATGCGACAGGCAAGTAATAAACTTGGATTACGTTTAATAAAAATATTTCAGCCGCTAGGCAAGAATGAGCTTACGGAAACTTATGCAGCCAATATCAGGTCACAAAATATTTTGGGACATTATTGCGTTGCGTTTGGTTTATACGCACATGCGATGAAAATTTCAAAAAAAGAAGCATTGACAGGTTTTTATTATAATGCTGCTGTTGGCTTTGTTACAAATAGTGTTAAGTTGGTTCCGTTAAGTCAGCAAAGTGGTCAAGAGATATTATTTTCATTGCATACGTTGATCAATGAATTAGCAGAAAAAAGTTTACAGCCTGATGAAGAATTGATCGGTTTATGTTGTGCCGGATTTGATATTAAATGTATGCAGCACGAAAGATTGTATTCGAGATTGTATATGAGTTAAGCATTATGAATTATGAGTTGTTATGAAATTGAAGAGGAGGAATACAGTTACTAATGTACAAGTGTGCGACGCCTGTGAAGTTGAATAGAATTACCAATGTTCGAAACAAAATATAAATAGCCTTGGCATTTATGCCAAGGAACAAAAAATATATGGAAAGAAAATATATAAAGATCGGTGTTGCCGGTCCGGTCGGCTCAGGAAAAACAGCATTGATAGAAAGACTAAGCAGAGCCATGCACAACAATTACAGCATCGGTGTGATAACAAATGATATTTACACGAAAGAAGATGCAGAATTTTTAACCAAAAATAGTTTATTGCCAAAAGAAAGAATCATTGGGGTAGAAACAGGCGGTTGTCCGCATACAGCTATACGAGAAGATGCCAGCATGAATTTAGAAGCTGTGGAAGAAATGGCCAATCGTTTTGCTGACATAGAAATTATTTTTATTGAAAGTGGGGGAGATAATCTTTCTGCCACATTTAGTCCAGACCTGGCAGATGTAACTATTTTTGTAATTGATGTTGCCGAAGGTGATAAGATCCCTCGTAAAGGCGGACCCGGTATTACAAGAAGTGATCTGCTGGTGATCAATAAAATTGATCTGGCTCCGTATGTAAATGCTGATCTGAATGTAATGGAAAGAGATGCAAGAAAAATGCGTAATGGCAATCCTTTTGTTTTTACCAACCTGATGAGTTTACAAGGTCTGGATAATGTAATTGGCTGGATAAAAAAATATGCTTTGCTGGAAGAAGGAAGTGAACCGGACTTGGTAAGATAATTAGTGAATAAAATTCATGTAATAAATATTTGAAAGCAGATCTAAACATAGCGGTCTTTTTACGTGATGGTAGTACAAAATTGGGTAAGTGTTATTTTACACCGCCCTTTAAAGTAATGAACATAACCGAAGACAAGCAATCTGAACAATTACATTTAATGGTGATGAGTTCTTCTCCCGGAATTTTGGACGAAGATGAGTACACTATGAAAATCGGTATTGAAGAAGAGTGTTCGCTGCAATTACATACTCAATCTTATCAACGATTGTTCAATATGAAAAAGGGAGCTACTCAATCTATGGAAGTGACCTTACAAAATAATGCATCGTTTGTTTACCTGCCTCACCCGGCAGTACCGCATGAGAACTCGATCTTTACCGCTAAAAATAAATTTTACCTGAAGGATAATTATTTTTTTCTTTTTGGAGAAATACTAACCTGTGGCAGAAAATTGAATGGTGAAGTTTTTCAATTCTCCAAATACCATAACATCACCGAAGTGTTTATCAATGATACATTGGTGATAAAAGAAAATCTATTGATGCAACCAATATTAGTAGATGTACAGGCAATGGGCCAACTGGAAGGGTATACACATCAGGCCAGTTTTATTTTTTTACACGATGGTACAGATATGCAATCATTGTGCGATGAAGTGTATGATTTTCTTCTTTCAAAAAATGAAATAACATTTGGCGTTTCAATCACACATTGCAATGGCTTATTGGTAAGAATCCTGGGGTACAAGGCAGAACAACTCTACACCTATTTAAAAAATATTGCTTCACTAATACAAGAAAGAAAAGAATTACTTGCAAGTTGAATTAGAAATATTGATCACTGCTGCAATTACAATTGCTTGCCTGCACACTGCTACGGGCCCCGATCACTATTTACCTTTTATTGCCTTGTCAAAATCTAGAGGATGGAGTTTTGGTAAAACTTTATGGTGGACAATCATCTGCGGATGTGGTCATGTATGGAGTTCTGTTTTGCTGGGTTTAGGCGGTGCTACTATAGGATGGTCTCTGTCAAAGATCAGCTGGCTGGAAAATATCCGTGGAGGCATTGCCGGATGGGTGTTATTGTTATTTGGATTGATCTATGGAATATGGGGATTGTACAGAGCTTACAGAAATAACGCACACAAACATTTCGATACGTACGAAGACGGAAGCATCTATGTATATGAACATAAACATGGTCAGGCGGTACAAACAAAAGAAAGACACAAAGTAACTCCATGGGTAATGTTCATTATCTTTTTACTGGGACCATGTGAGCCGATGATACCGTTATTATATTTTCCTGCAGCAAAAAACAGCTGGTATGGGATGATCGTGCTGATCGCTGTATATACTTTTTTTACATTGGCTACAATGATTGTAATGGTTGTATTGGGCTATTACGGATTGGCATTCACAAAAACAGAAAAGATCGAACGATATGTACATGCAATCGGAGGACTAACGATATTTATTTGCGGAGTAGGGATGGTGTTTATGGGATGGTAATAATTTCACAGAGAATCGCAAAGGCACATAGAGAGATTATTCGTATCATGAAGCTTTTTAAATTTTCAAGTCCTCTCTGTGTAACTCCGTGCATTCTTTGTGATCACTGTAAAAAGATTTATTTAATTAATAACTTATGAAATTTCTCCATCTCGCTTTTTTCTAAAGCTGACACAGGTTCATTGTTATCAAACTTCATTTTTAAAAACATCACTCTTTTATGTTGTGGATATTTTTCCAAAATATCTGTCATTAATTTTTCTGTAACAGTATCCTTAGTAACAATTGCAGCTACAGTTTTTGATGCAGGAGCCCTTTCCTTCACCGGTTTTTTTAGTATGATCGCCTGCAGTGTTGCCAATTTACCCGGGGGAATATCAGGCAAATTTTTTGCCTTCTCATACAATCCCTCTAATTGCTTTCTGCTTAATCCACCTCTTTCCTGGTAATGAAAATGTACACTATTTAAAAATTTGGATGTTGGGTTAATGGCAAGCGTAGCTTTTATTATATCCATTACAATATCTACATCGGGATTTATCTTATGCTTCATAATAAGATGATGAATGTACGAATAACAATGCTGATTCAGGTATATTTATCAGCGCAGATTGCTTAAGAGATGGTTTTTATTGCTCTGCCGATCACTTTTCCTTTGTTATATAACAACATGGTGTAATTTCCTTTTTGTCCGCTGTCTGCTGCTAAAGAAAATTTTAATTGTTTAGCTTCTC
It contains:
- the ureE gene encoding urease accessory protein UreE, whose amino-acid sequence is MLVQKKIGNITDHTNTSKTIDWLMLEWFETNKRILRKRTQSGVEVSLKFLQDNPLLTQGDILFEDEKTIIVIEVLACDCMVVAPKNMFEMASVCYEIGNKHLPLFFENDEVLVPFEMPLYKLLTAQGYLVKQEKRKLLQPLKTTVAPHGADRETLFSKIMKLTTTNE
- the ureC gene encoding urease subunit alpha; its protein translation is MSLSINRIKYANMYGPTTGDKVRLGDTELFIEIEKDHTVYGDEAKFGGGKTIRDGMAQSATATRKEGVLDLVITSVMIIDHWGIVKADIGIKDGKIVGIGKAGNPDTMDGITPNMVIGASTEVHGGAGLIATAGGIDTHIHFICPQQIDHALFSGITTMIGGGTGPADGTNATTVTPGAWNIQKMLEAAEAYPMNLGFFGKGNCAALEPLEEQIEAGALGLKIHEDWGSTAAVIDASLKIADKHDIQIAIHTDTLNEGGFLEDTINAINGRVIHTFHTEGAGGGHAPDIIKAAMYPNVLPSSTNPTRPYTVNTIDEHLDMLMVCHHLDKNVPEDISFADSRIRPETIAAEDILHDLGVFSMMSSDSQAMGRVSEVITRTWQTAHKMKVQRGSLPEDEGKNNDNFRVKRFISKYTINPAISHGISEYVGSIEPGKLADIVLWKPSMFGVKPEMMIKGGMIIAARMGDPNASIPTPQPVIYRHMFGAAGKALFKTCATFVSKLSIEKNVIQSYGLQKMLLPVKNCRNISKKDLIHNDATPQIDVNPENYEVKVDGEVITCEPMAVLPLTQRYFLF
- a CDS encoding urease accessory protein UreF, producing the protein MNNALLSLLHLTDPTLPIGGYSHSAGLETYVQQGIVKDTATAKTFTSQMLSQNLQYTDAAFLSLAFDAAENNDIKKIIELDELCTAVKLPQEMRQASNKLGLRLIKIFQPLGKNELTETYAANIRSQNILGHYCVAFGLYAHAMKISKKEALTGFYYNAAVGFVTNSVKLVPLSQQSGQEILFSLHTLINELAEKSLQPDEELIGLCCAGFDIKCMQHERLYSRLYMS
- the ureG gene encoding urease accessory protein UreG, which encodes MERKYIKIGVAGPVGSGKTALIERLSRAMHNNYSIGVITNDIYTKEDAEFLTKNSLLPKERIIGVETGGCPHTAIREDASMNLEAVEEMANRFADIEIIFIESGGDNLSATFSPDLADVTIFVIDVAEGDKIPRKGGPGITRSDLLVINKIDLAPYVNADLNVMERDARKMRNGNPFVFTNLMSLQGLDNVIGWIKKYALLEEGSEPDLVR
- a CDS encoding urease accessory protein UreD, which translates into the protein MKADLNIAVFLRDGSTKLGKCYFTPPFKVMNITEDKQSEQLHLMVMSSSPGILDEDEYTMKIGIEEECSLQLHTQSYQRLFNMKKGATQSMEVTLQNNASFVYLPHPAVPHENSIFTAKNKFYLKDNYFFLFGEILTCGRKLNGEVFQFSKYHNITEVFINDTLVIKENLLMQPILVDVQAMGQLEGYTHQASFIFLHDGTDMQSLCDEVYDFLLSKNEITFGVSITHCNGLLVRILGYKAEQLYTYLKNIASLIQERKELLAS